A single region of the Arthrobacter sp. zg-Y20 genome encodes:
- the rpmJ gene encoding 50S ribosomal protein L36, with protein MKVQPSVKQICDKCKVIRRNGRVMVICENPRHKQRQG; from the coding sequence ATGAAGGTACAGCCGAGCGTCAAGCAGATCTGCGATAAGTGCAAGGTGATTCGCCGTAACGGTCGAGTCATGGTGATCTGCGAGAACCCGCGCCACAAGCAGCGCCAGGGCTAA
- the map gene encoding type I methionyl aminopeptidase: MFGQPRIQYKTNEQMRIMREAGLVLISALDAAVKAADVGVSTREIDAVFAGVLREKGATSNFLGYHDYPATVCTSVNEEVVHGIPGDRVLQDGDIISIDGGAVVRGWHSDSARTVIVGTADPEDQRLSDVTEEAMWHGIAAAAKGRFVGDIGAAVDDYVSGVPGKRLGILEDYVGHGIGTEMHQAPDVLNYRTGHNGPKLRPGMCLAIEPMLVRGKITTRTLDDDWTVITEDGSRSSQWEHSVAIHEKGIWVLTAPDGGASRLEPLGVTPVPIP, translated from the coding sequence ATGTTCGGCCAGCCCCGGATCCAGTACAAGACAAATGAACAGATGCGCATCATGCGCGAAGCCGGCCTCGTGCTGATCTCTGCGCTTGACGCCGCCGTCAAGGCCGCCGATGTGGGCGTGAGTACCCGCGAGATCGACGCAGTATTCGCGGGGGTCCTGCGGGAAAAGGGAGCCACCTCCAATTTCCTGGGCTACCACGACTACCCGGCCACGGTCTGCACGTCGGTGAACGAAGAAGTTGTCCACGGCATCCCGGGGGACCGGGTGCTGCAGGACGGCGACATCATTTCCATCGACGGCGGCGCCGTGGTCCGCGGGTGGCACTCGGACTCGGCACGCACCGTGATTGTGGGTACCGCAGACCCCGAGGACCAGCGGCTCTCCGACGTCACCGAGGAAGCCATGTGGCACGGCATCGCCGCAGCCGCCAAGGGCAGGTTCGTGGGGGATATCGGAGCAGCCGTGGATGACTACGTCAGCGGGGTACCCGGCAAGCGGCTGGGGATCCTGGAGGACTATGTCGGCCACGGCATCGGCACCGAAATGCACCAGGCCCCGGATGTGCTGAACTACCGCACCGGCCACAACGGTCCGAAGCTGCGCCCGGGAATGTGCCTGGCCATCGAACCGATGCTTGTCCGCGGGAAGATCACCACCCGCACCTTGGATGATGACTGGACCGTAATCACCGAAGACGGCAGCCGGTCCAGCCAGTGGGAGCATTCCGTGGCAATTCACGAAAAGGGTATTTGGGTGCTGACCGCGCCCGACGGCGGTGCCTCCAGGCTTGAGCCGCTCGGCGTCACTCCGGTTCCCATCCCGTAG
- the rplO gene encoding 50S ribosomal protein L15, with translation MPEEIKTLKVHHLRPAPGAKTAKTRVGRGEGSKGKTAGRGTKGTAARYQVKAGFAGGQLPLHMRLPKLRGFKNPFRVEFQVVNLDKISELFPEGGAVTIEALVAKGAVRKNQPVKVLGSGDITVKVDISANAFSASAAEKIAAAGGSTTEV, from the coding sequence ATGCCCGAAGAAATCAAGACTCTGAAGGTCCACCACCTGCGTCCGGCACCCGGTGCCAAGACGGCCAAGACCCGCGTTGGCCGCGGTGAAGGTTCCAAGGGTAAGACGGCAGGCCGCGGTACCAAGGGTACGGCTGCCCGCTACCAGGTCAAGGCCGGTTTCGCAGGCGGGCAGCTTCCGCTGCACATGCGCCTGCCGAAGCTGCGCGGCTTCAAGAACCCGTTCCGGGTCGAGTTCCAGGTTGTAAACCTGGACAAGATCTCGGAGCTGTTCCCCGAAGGCGGCGCCGTGACCATCGAAGCACTGGTTGCCAAGGGTGCGGTTCGCAAGAACCAGCCCGTGAAGGTTCTCGGCTCCGGCGATATCACCGTCAAGGTTGATATCTCCGCCAACGCCTTCTCCGCCAGCGCTGCAGAAAAGATCGCCGCAGCAGGCGGATCCACCACCGAGGTCTAA
- the rpmD gene encoding 50S ribosomal protein L30: MTTPKNVAVSSARLEITQIKSTIGGKQNQRDTLRSLGLKHIGDSVVRTADAVTVGMINTVPHLVKVEEAK; encoded by the coding sequence ATGACGACTCCGAAGAACGTCGCCGTTAGCTCGGCGCGGCTCGAAATCACTCAGATTAAGTCCACCATCGGTGGTAAGCAGAATCAGCGCGACACGCTGCGTTCACTGGGCCTGAAGCACATCGGCGACTCCGTCGTCCGTACTGCAGACGCCGTGACCGTTGGCATGATCAACACGGTTCCGCACCTCGTGAAGGTTGAGGAGGCGAAGTAA
- a CDS encoding adenylate kinase, which produces MTRMLIIGPPGAGKGTQAARISDRLGVTAISTGDIFRSHVKELTPLGVEAKKFIDAGNFVPDSVTNGMVRTRLQEDDVERGFLLDGYPRTVAQVEELDDILAGNGQKLDAVLLLTADDDELVARLLKRAELEGRSDDTEDVIRHRLDLYKQQTADVVARYEDRGIVTRVDGLGAIDEVTERVMDALKDLR; this is translated from the coding sequence ATGACAAGAATGCTCATTATCGGGCCTCCCGGGGCCGGTAAAGGAACTCAGGCCGCCCGGATATCGGACCGCCTCGGTGTCACGGCAATATCGACCGGAGACATCTTCCGCTCCCACGTCAAGGAGCTCACGCCCCTGGGCGTAGAAGCCAAGAAGTTCATCGACGCCGGAAACTTCGTCCCGGACAGCGTCACCAACGGCATGGTCCGCACCCGCCTGCAGGAGGACGACGTCGAGCGCGGTTTCCTGCTGGACGGTTACCCGCGCACTGTGGCGCAGGTCGAGGAACTGGACGACATCCTGGCCGGCAACGGCCAGAAGCTCGACGCCGTGCTGCTGCTGACCGCCGACGACGACGAACTGGTGGCGCGGCTGCTCAAGCGGGCCGAGCTTGAAGGCCGCAGCGATGACACCGAAGACGTCATCCGCCACCGGCTGGACCTCTACAAGCAGCAGACGGCCGACGTCGTTGCCCGCTACGAAGACCGGGGGATCGTCACCCGCGTGGACGGCCTCGGCGCCATCGACGAGGTCACGGAGCGGGTCATGGACGCGCTGAAGGACCTGCGCTGA
- the secY gene encoding preprotein translocase subunit SecY, with amino-acid sequence MLSAIGRAFRTPDLRRKLLFTLGIITIFRMGAFIPAPGVDYGNVQQCLDLGATSGGIYEFVNLFSGGALLQVSIFALGIMPYITASIIVQLLRVVIPHFQALHDEGAQGQSKLTQYTRYLTIFLGLLNATTVVSLARTGALFGNQCPYDIIPDQGIVTILLLIITLTAGTGVIMWMGEMVTEKGVGNGMSLLIFTSIAASFPSALGAIITSKGWTVFLGVLGIGILVVALVVLVEQSQRRIPVQYAKRMVGRRTVGGTNTYIPIKVNMAGVIPVIFASSMLYLPTLIAQFNTPSTGSPAGWVVWINNHLVSGEHPLYMAVYFLLIVFFTYFYVSITFNPDEVSENMKKYGGFIPGIRAGRPTAEYLQYVLSRITLPGALYLGFVALIPLIALVVVGANQNFPFGGTSILIMVGVGLETVKQIDAQLQQRHYEGLLR; translated from the coding sequence TTGCTTAGCGCTATTGGCCGGGCTTTCCGGACGCCAGACCTGCGACGCAAGCTGTTGTTTACGCTGGGTATCATCACTATCTTCCGCATGGGTGCTTTTATCCCGGCCCCGGGTGTTGACTACGGCAATGTGCAGCAGTGCTTGGATCTGGGTGCCACCTCGGGTGGCATATATGAATTCGTCAACCTCTTTAGCGGCGGCGCCCTGCTGCAGGTTTCCATCTTTGCGCTCGGGATCATGCCGTACATTACGGCGAGCATCATCGTGCAGCTGCTGCGCGTGGTCATTCCGCACTTCCAGGCGCTGCATGACGAAGGCGCCCAGGGCCAGTCGAAGCTGACGCAGTACACCCGCTACCTGACCATCTTCCTTGGCTTGCTGAACGCAACCACGGTGGTTTCCCTGGCGCGCACGGGTGCCCTGTTTGGCAACCAGTGCCCGTACGACATCATTCCTGACCAGGGCATCGTCACGATCCTCCTGCTGATCATCACCCTGACCGCCGGAACCGGCGTCATCATGTGGATGGGCGAAATGGTCACGGAGAAGGGCGTGGGCAACGGCATGTCGCTGCTGATCTTCACCTCCATCGCAGCGTCCTTCCCCAGCGCCCTCGGCGCCATCATCACGTCCAAGGGCTGGACCGTGTTCCTCGGCGTGCTTGGCATCGGCATCCTCGTAGTGGCCCTGGTGGTCCTGGTCGAGCAGTCCCAGCGCCGTATTCCGGTGCAGTACGCCAAGCGCATGGTCGGGCGGCGCACAGTGGGCGGCACCAACACCTACATTCCGATCAAGGTCAACATGGCCGGCGTGATTCCCGTGATCTTCGCGTCCTCCATGCTGTACCTGCCCACGCTGATCGCGCAGTTCAACACCCCCAGCACCGGCTCGCCTGCCGGCTGGGTCGTGTGGATCAACAACCACCTGGTCAGCGGCGAGCACCCGCTCTACATGGCGGTCTACTTCCTCCTGATCGTCTTCTTCACGTACTTCTACGTCTCCATCACGTTCAACCCGGACGAGGTTTCGGAGAACATGAAGAAATACGGCGGCTTCATCCCCGGCATCCGGGCCGGCCGCCCCACCGCCGAGTACCTGCAGTACGTGCTCTCCCGGATCACGCTGCCCGGCGCCCTGTACCTGGGCTTTGTCGCCCTGATCCCGCTGATTGCTCTGGTCGTTGTTGGAGCCAACCAGAACTTCCCGTTCGGCGGAACGTCAATCCTCATCATGGTTGGTGTGGGACTGGAAACGGTTAAGCAAATTGACGCGCAGCTCCAGCAACGTCACTACGAAGGGTTATTGCGATGA
- the infA gene encoding translation initiation factor IF-1 gives MAKKDGVIEIEGSVNEALPNAMFRVELANGHIVLAHISGKMRQHYIRILPGDRVVVELSPYDLTRGRIVYRYK, from the coding sequence ATGGCCAAGAAAGACGGCGTCATTGAGATCGAGGGCTCGGTCAACGAAGCCCTGCCCAACGCGATGTTCCGCGTTGAGCTGGCCAACGGCCACATTGTGCTCGCACACATCTCGGGAAAGATGCGTCAACACTACATTCGCATCCTCCCAGGAGACCGCGTTGTAGTGGAACTTAGCCCGTACGACCTCACCCGGGGTCGGATCGTCTACCGCTACAAATAA
- the rpsE gene encoding 30S ribosomal protein S5 codes for MTEATAAEATETKDAAATGTDDRRGGRRGEQRSGSDRGGRGERGGRGGRDGGRNDDKDKFIERVVTINRVAKVVKGGRRFSFTALVVVGDGNGMVGVGYGKAKEVPSAIAKAVEEAKKSFFRVPRIGGTVPHLVQGEAAAGVVLLRPASPGTGVIAGGPVRAILECAGIHDVLSKSLGSSNAINIVHATVDALKRLEEPQAVAARRGLPLDQVVPAAMLRNMQKAGA; via the coding sequence GTGACTGAAGCTACAGCTGCTGAGGCAACTGAGACCAAGGACGCCGCAGCAACCGGTACCGACGACCGCCGCGGCGGACGTCGCGGCGAGCAGCGCTCCGGCTCCGACCGTGGAGGCCGCGGCGAACGCGGTGGCCGCGGTGGCCGCGACGGCGGACGCAACGATGATAAGGACAAGTTCATTGAACGCGTCGTTACCATCAACCGCGTTGCCAAGGTGGTCAAGGGTGGCCGTCGCTTCAGCTTCACCGCCCTCGTTGTTGTCGGTGACGGCAACGGCATGGTCGGCGTTGGCTACGGCAAGGCAAAGGAAGTTCCCTCCGCTATCGCAAAGGCTGTCGAAGAAGCCAAGAAGTCCTTCTTCCGCGTCCCGCGCATCGGTGGAACCGTCCCGCACCTCGTCCAGGGTGAAGCTGCTGCAGGCGTAGTCCTGCTGCGTCCGGCTTCCCCGGGTACCGGCGTTATCGCCGGTGGTCCGGTCCGCGCCATCCTCGAATGCGCCGGAATCCACGACGTTCTGTCCAAGTCGCTCGGATCCTCCAACGCCATCAACATCGTGCACGCCACGGTTGATGCGCTGAAGCGCCTCGAAGAGCCCCAGGCAGTGGCAGCCCGCCGCGGCCTGCCGCTGGACCAGGTTGTTCCGGCCGCAATGCTCCGCAACATGCAGAAGGCAGGTGCCTGA